The window GACGCCAAGGGCCGCCGGCTCCAGGTCCTCAGGGTCGACGGCCCGGACACCCTGCGCTCCGACAACCCCGACTTCGTCGACTCCTACCTGAACTTCCACGTGGCCAACGGCGCCGTGATCACTTCGCAGTTCGGGGACCGGGCCAAGGACGCGGGCGCCCGCCAGGCGCTCGCGGCGGCCTTCCCGGGCCGCGAGATCGTCCAGCTCGACGTGGACCGGCTGATGGGCGGCGGCGGGGGCATCCACTGCTCCACGATGCAGCAACCCGCCGCGGGCTGAGCCCCCGCGGCACGGAAGCGGACCCGACGGCGGGCGTGCGCGCCGCCCCCGTCGGAGACCCTCCCTACTGGTTCTCGGCGCCCAGCACGAAGAGCAGGTAGACGAAGAAGGCGAAGAGGTGACCGACGAAGAGGTAGGCGATCAGGCGGATGATCAGGCCGCGCGGGAACTTGGACTCGAAGCGCTTCAGCAGGGTGTCCGGCGCCGAACCGATCTCCTGCGCATCGGCCGGACCGGGCCGCTCGACGGGACCGGTCCCGTCGACGGGACCGGTCTGATCGGCGGAACCGGTCCGCTCGACGGAACCGGTCCGCTCGACGGAACCGGCCGCCGGGGCGTCGTTCGCGGGAACACCGGGTGCCTCGTGCGCGGTGGCGGTCACGTTCTCTCCCTGGGACATGGTGCGACTCCTCGGCTAGTGGTGGTGCTGGGTCGCGCCGCCGAGGCACACCCCGGCGAGGCCGCTCTGCAGCAGCGTGTGGACGAACAGCAGGTCGGCGCCGGCGGCGTCGGCCGCCCCGATCCGGTGGGGCGTGAGCGAGTCGAAGTGCGCGCTGTCCCCCGGGTCGAGCAGGTGCTCGGCCTCTCCCAGGTGCAGCCGCAGCCGCCCGGTGAGGACGTACAGCCACTCCTCGCCGGGGTGGACCCGGACCAGTTCGCCCCGGACCTGGCCCTGTGGAACGTGCACGCGCAGGGCCTGCATCCCCCGCCCCGAACCGCCGGCCGGCCAGTAGGTCCAGCCGTCGGCCTCGCGGGCCCCGGGGCCGCCGCCCCGTACGATGGGGTCGGCCGCGGCCGAGGTCTCGCCGAGCAGTTCGGAGACCGTCGTTCCGTAGGTGCGAGCAAGTCCCAGCAGCAGCGGCAACGAGGGCGTGCGCCGGCCCGTCTCCAACCGCGACAGGTGGGCGGGCGAGAGTCGAGCCCGTGCGGCGGCCGCCTCCAGGGTGAGCCCGGCGCGGCGGCGCAGGTCGCGCAGGCGCGGGGCCACGGTGGGGAGTTCCCCCGACGGGTCGTCGGGGTCGGCCGCTTCTTCGGGGCCGGAGGCAGGACCGGTTGTCATGCTTCGATTGAGCCAGACCCTTACCCCACTGGCAAACGCTCTTGCCTCTGAGGCAAAAGCTCCGCTCGCTGCCTAGGCGGGCCGTTGGCCCAGCACGCTCTCCACGGTATCGGCCTGCCCGGCGTCCTTGTCGGGGCGGTGCCTCAGCACCCGTGCGAAACGCAGCGCGACCCCGGCCGGATAGCGCGAGGAGCGTTGCAGGCCGTCGTAGGCGATCTCCACCACCAGTTCCGGTCGGACCCGGACCGTGAAGCCGTCGTCCTCCACCGCCAGTTCCAGCAGCCGCTCGGTCTGCCAGCGCAGCATCACGTCGGTGAGGCCCTTGAAGGTCTTGCCGAGCATGGCGTGGGTGCCGTCGGCGGCGCGGGCGCCCAGATGCAGGTTCGACAGGAGTCCCGTGCGCCTCCCGTGCCCCCATTCGGCGGCCAGGACCACCAGGTCGAGGGTGTGCACGGGCTTGACCTTGAGCCAGTGCGTGCCGCGCCGGCCGGCCGCGTACGGCGAGTCGAGAGCCTTGACGACGACCCCTTCGTGGCCCCGGCGCAGGGACTCGGCCGCGAACTCCTCGGCGGCGGCCGTCGCGCCCTCGGCCGCCGGGTCCTCCACCGCCAGCCGCCGCACGCGGGAGGACTCCGGGACCAGCCGGGCGAGCGCCGTGTACCGCTCGCGGACGGGCAGGTCGAGGAGCACTTCCTCCCCCGCGGCCAGGACGTCGAAGAAGTGGACGCGCACGGGAAGGGTCTGCCGGGCGGCCGCCACGTCCACCCGGGAGCCCACGCGGCTCGCGACCTCCTGGAAGGGGACCGGCCGCCCGTCGGGGCCCTGCCCGACGACCTCGCCGTCGAGGATGAACCGCTCGCCGGGCAGCGTCAGGGCCAGCTCGGCCACCTCCGGCAACCGGTCGGTGATCTCGTCCAGGGAGCGCGTGTAGATCCGTACGTCCGGCCCGTCGCGATGCACCTGGACGCGGATCCCGTCCAGCTTCTCCTCCACCGCGCAGGGTCCCAGCGTGGCCAGCGCCTGCGTCACGGACGCGGCCGTGCCGGCGAGCATCGGCTGCACGGGCCGGCCGACCCGCAGGGTCACCCCCTCCAGCGCCGCCGCGCCCTCGGCGAGCACCGCCGCGGCCACCCGGGGCAGGGACCCGTCCAACATCACGGCGCGGCGCAGGGCGGCGGCCGGCACCCCGGCGGCCGCCGCCACCGCGTCCAGCGCGACGGCGTCGAGCGCGCCCTGGCGCACCTCGCCGAAGAGCAGACCGCGCAGGAAGCGTTGCTCGGCCTCGGTGGCCGCGCCGAACAGGGCGTCCACGATCCGGTGCCGCTCGGCGCGGGAACCGGTGCCCGCGACGGCGGCGAGTTCGCTCACGGCCGCGTCGACCTCGCCGACGGTGAGGGTCGGCCCGGGCGCGGGGTCGATCTCCCGGCCGAGGGTGCGCCATCCGATGCCGGGGCGGCCCTGGGGCAGCCGCCCGGCGAGGTAGGAGACGACGACGGCGGCCTCCTCCGCGGGCGCGGCGGCGAACACCTCGGCGAGCAGGGCGGTCTTCGCCGAGCGGGCGGAGGTCTCGGAGACCTCCCGGGACACACGCGCGACCTCGGCGAGCAGCATGCGGACCATCCTGCCGCCCCTCGTGCCCGTGCGCAGGTCGGCCGCGCGGAGGAGCCGTGTACGGCAGGCGCGGTACGGGGGGCCGCCCGGGTAGTCCTTGAGAAGGTGCCGGGCTCACCCTGCGGGCTCTCCGGCGGCGGCCCGGGGACGTCTAGGCTTCCTGTATGAAGCTCCGACTGCCCCGGCGTCGCCGGGACCGCCTGTTGGCCGGTGGCGCCGCGCTGGTCGTCCTGGCGGGGGCCGGTACGTTGACGGCCACCGCCGCGGCG of the Streptomyces sp. NBC_01426 genome contains:
- a CDS encoding DUF6126 family protein, giving the protein MSQGENVTATAHEAPGVPANDAPAAGSVERTGSVERTGSADQTGPVDGTGPVERPGPADAQEIGSAPDTLLKRFESKFPRGLIIRLIAYLFVGHLFAFFVYLLFVLGAENQ
- a CDS encoding helix-turn-helix domain-containing protein: MTTGPASGPEEAADPDDPSGELPTVAPRLRDLRRRAGLTLEAAAARARLSPAHLSRLETGRRTPSLPLLLGLARTYGTTVSELLGETSAAADPIVRGGGPGAREADGWTYWPAGGSGRGMQALRVHVPQGQVRGELVRVHPGEEWLYVLTGRLRLHLGEAEHLLDPGDSAHFDSLTPHRIGAADAAGADLLFVHTLLQSGLAGVCLGGATQHHH
- a CDS encoding ATP-dependent DNA ligase; the protein is MLLAEVARVSREVSETSARSAKTALLAEVFAAAPAEEAAVVVSYLAGRLPQGRPGIGWRTLGREIDPAPGPTLTVGEVDAAVSELAAVAGTGSRAERHRIVDALFGAATEAEQRFLRGLLFGEVRQGALDAVALDAVAAAAGVPAAALRRAVMLDGSLPRVAAAVLAEGAAALEGVTLRVGRPVQPMLAGTAASVTQALATLGPCAVEEKLDGIRVQVHRDGPDVRIYTRSLDEITDRLPEVAELALTLPGERFILDGEVVGQGPDGRPVPFQEVASRVGSRVDVAAARQTLPVRVHFFDVLAAGEEVLLDLPVRERYTALARLVPESSRVRRLAVEDPAAEGATAAAEEFAAESLRRGHEGVVVKALDSPYAAGRRGTHWLKVKPVHTLDLVVLAAEWGHGRRTGLLSNLHLGARAADGTHAMLGKTFKGLTDVMLRWQTERLLELAVEDDGFTVRVRPELVVEIAYDGLQRSSRYPAGVALRFARVLRHRPDKDAGQADTVESVLGQRPA